In a single window of the Branchiostoma floridae strain S238N-H82 chromosome 2, Bfl_VNyyK, whole genome shotgun sequence genome:
- the LOC118409229 gene encoding uncharacterized protein LOC118409229 gives MGFRGTSIHHHFYCSPLQSLGETPYATELSVAEGTDGVAEVTDGVAEVTGLGKVAEVTGLDRVAEVTDGVAEVTDGVAEVTGLDGVAEVTDEVAEVTDGVAEVTDGVAEVTDGVAEVTDGVAGVTDGVAEVTDGVAEVTGLDKVAEVTGLDRVAEVTDGVAEVTVGVAEVTDGVVEVTDGVAEVTDGVAEVTDGVAEVTGLDGVAEVPGLDGVAKVTDGVAEVTDKVAEVTDKVTEVTGLDGVAEVTGLDGVARPLVRFVGWEPHPDDLPHISTLLSMDRYLINHGGNRCGSRDLLHSHHGDNCFRPPKTEFR, from the exons ATGGGGTTTCGTGGAACATCGATACATCATCATTTCTACTGCTCCCCGCTCCAGTCCTTAGGCGAGACTCCTTACGCCACCGAACTTTCCG TGGCCGAGGGTACGGACGGAGTGGCCGAGGTGACGGACGGAGTGGCCGAGGTGACGGGGTTGGGCAAAGTGGCCGAGGTGACGGGGTTGGACAGAGTGGCCGAGGTGACGGATGGAGTGGCCGAGGTGACGGATGGAGTGGCCGAGGTGACGGGGTTGGACGGAGTGGCCGAGGTGACGGACGAAGTGGCCGAGGTGACGGACGGAGTGGCCGAGGTGACGGACGGAGTGGCCGAGGTGACGGACGGAGTGGCCGAGGTGACGGACGGAGTGGCCGGGGTGACGGACGGTGTGGCCGAGGTGACGGACGGAGTGGCCGAGGTGACGGGGTTGGACAAAGTGGCCGAGGTGACGGGGTTGGACAGAGTGGCCGAGGTGACGGACGGAGTGGCCGAG GTGACGGTCGGAGTGGCCGAGGTGACGGACGGAGTGGTCGAGGTGACGGACGGAGTGGCCGAGGTGACGGACGGAGTGGCCGAGGTGACGGACGGAGTGGCCGAGGTGACGGGGTTGGACGGAGTGGCCGAGGTGCCAGGGTTGGACGGAGTGGCCAAGGTGACGGACGGAGTGGCCGAGGTGACGGACAAAGTGGCCGAGGTGACGGACAAAGTGACCGAGGTGACTGGGTTGGACGGAGTGGCCGAGGTGACGGGGTTGGACGGGGTAGCGAGGCCGCTGGTCCGGTTCGTGGGCTGGGAACCTCACCCTGACGACCTACCTCACATTAGCACCCTATTGTCCATGGACCGGTACCTGATCAACCATGGCGGTAACCGTTGCGGGTCCAGGGACCTGCTTCACTCTCATCACGGCGACAACTGTTTCAGACCGCCGAAGACGGAGTTCAGATGA
- the LOC118409230 gene encoding germ cell-less protein-like 1, with protein MGNYMGYGSAAREETGPGKRKRDDKEDELESEDLEELKLETPKRKKMKNTAEYIYETLFLHGENSDIRIIALGREWPLHKIYLCQSGFFSSMFSGSWKESNLSEVTLNIPDDNIDEEALQIAFGSLYRDDVLIKPSRVVSVLAAASLLQLDGLIQQCADIMKETISSKTVCSYHQAAMMYGQEEVANRCLDWLEKNLMAQQSIPLLKELSVDLMEKLVRSHSLFVMQVEMDVYTMLKKWSFLKLHPDWNQPIKQLMSETDQYFIGRSTDTGDFTSFFLESSEGGRFVSVFQNVRLKHIINDLMSTKVISRDKIIPRGWMLPVFQQQWLAMLSTEQDTNQSALNDISEVDFNRHCMRCGRKLPKDGEDKKFSHFGRLSLQTLMEE; from the exons ATGGGAAATTACATGGGGTACGGGAGTGCGGCGAGGGAGGAAACGGGTCCAGGAAAGAGGAAAAGAGATGACAAGGAAGACGAGCTGGAATCAGAAGACCTGGAAGAGCTGAAACTGGAGACCCCGAAACG gaagaagatgaagaacacGGCAGAGTACATCTATGAGACGTTGTTCCTCCATGGAGAGAACAGTGACATCAGGATCATCGCTCTGGGCAGGGAGTGGCCTCTCCACAAGATCTACCTGTGTCAG TCCGGGTTCTTCTCCAGTATGTTCAGTGGTTCCTGGAAGGAGTCCAACTTGTCTGAAGTCACCCTCAACATTCCTGATGACAACATCGACGAGGAAG CCCTACAGATAGCGTTTGGTTCCCTGTACAGAGATGACGTCCTGATCAAACCCTCCCGAGTTGTGTCAGTACTGGCAGCCGCCTCGCTGTTACAGCTG GATGGACTGATCCAACAGTGTGCAGACATTATGAAGGAGACTATCAG CTCCAAGACGGTGTGTTCATACCACCAGGCTGCCATGATGTATGGTCAGGAGGAGGTGGCAAACAG ATGCCTGGACTGGTTAGAGAAGAACCTGATGGCCCAGCAGAGCATTCCGCTTCTCAAGGAGCTCAG TGTTGACTTGATGGAGAAGCTGGTGCGCTCCCACAGTCTGTTCGTCATGCAAGTGGAGATGGATGTCTACACCATGCTCAAGAAG TGGTCATTCCTGAAGCTTCACCCAGACTGGAACCAGCCCATCAAACAGCTCATGTCAGAAACAGACCAGTATTTCATCGGCAGAAGCACAG ACACTGGAGACTTTACCAgcttcttcctggagtcgtccgAGGGCGGGCGGTTTGTCAGCGTGTTCCAAAACGTCCGGCTTAAACACATCATCAACGACCTGATGTCAACTAAGGTCATCAGCAGAGACAAGATCATTCCCCGAG gCTGGATGTTGCCAGTGTTCCAGCAGCAGTGGCTGGCCATGCTGTCTACTGAGCAGGACACCAACCAGAG TGCTCTTAACGACATCTCGGAAGTGGACTTCAACAGGCACTGCATGAGATGTGGGAGGAAGCTACCAAAAGATGGGGAG